From a region of the Acomys russatus chromosome 4, mAcoRus1.1, whole genome shotgun sequence genome:
- the Ncaph gene encoding condensin complex subunit 2, with product MRTPRPETMTNSSLKTHGHKRSISSPLERASSVSVPGKAPLGTPKTPVLEDFPQNDDENERMQRRRSRVLDLQFSADPTHLLASPNRNIDVSTTISKFTNTQITEHYSTCIKLSTENKITTKNAFGLHLIDFMSEILKQKDTEPTNFKVAAGTLDASTKIYAVRVDAVHADVYRVLGGLGKDTPAQEEAESLGADANAAETGTTKKAAKPKKKTSCKTIEQNLSNINASEADRKCAVDPMFQKTAASFDECSTAGVFLSTLHCQDYRSELLFPSDMQPLSSGEPLELPDLGCVDMTDLKAPLQQCVEDRQLCPSLAGFQFTKWDSETHNESVSALVDKFKKNEQVFDINAEVEDSDDGDIADGPPVEDFDDNDEPDPCAAGDHEEFRSWKELRQVQSSQEEIISLGDRDIKTMCSFLSTKPGEYSYFSPRTMKMWAGPDHWRFRPRPKQETTQVENRKKSAKKPFEINFDDDIDFDAYFQKTKAATILSKVTLENQNWKATTLPTDFHYEIDTLVQLYLKPGLRLLKMGQEQKAKTEHYEDVEDYDYNNPNDTSNFCPGLQAADSDYEESDDLLAGPLGTLDLEADPCHTPKMAQEDGRRFPESQGADITTYGELNLVAEPQKVNKIEIHYAKTAKKMDMKKLKQNMWNLLTEFSRKDVVTEANHSDSGNEGAAEEVADERKLSGLTKDLQKRLPPLMAQNLSIPLAFACLLHLANEKNLKLEGTEDLSDVLVMQGN from the exons ATGAGAACTCCGCGCCCAG AAACAATGACTAACTCTTCTCTGAAGACCCATGGACACAAGCGCAGCATCTCCTCACCTTTGGAACGTGCGTCCTCGGTGTCCGTGCCCGGGAAGGCCCCTCTCGGTACTCCTAAAACCCCAGTACTTGAAGACTTTCCTCAGAATGATGATGAAAACGAGCGCATGCAGCGACGACGCTCCAGGGTCCTTGACCTGCAGTTTAGTGCAGACCCCACGCATCTGCTAGCCTCTCCTAACAG GAATATTGATGTTTCAACTACCATATCTAAGTTTACAAACACACAGATTACAGAACATTACTCAACTTGCATCAAGCTTTCTACTGAAAAT AAAATCACTACTAAGAATGCTTTTGGCTTGCATTTGATTGATTTCATGTCAGAAATTCTGAAGCAGAAGGACACAGAGCCAACCAACTTTAAA GTGGCTGCTGGCACCTTAGATGCCAGCACCAAGATCTATGCCGTGCGTGTGGATGCTGTTCATGCTGATGTGTACAGAGTTCTTGGGGGACTGGGCAAAGACACACCAGCTCAAGAAGAAGCAGAGAGCCTCGGTGCAG ATGCAAATGCTGCTGAGACAGGAACAACGAAAAAGGCTGCGAAGCCGAAGAAGAAGACGTCCTGCAAAACCATCGAGCAGAATCTGAGCAACATCAATGCCTCCGAAGCAGACAGAAAGTGTGCG GTGGATCCTATGTTTCAGAAGACTGCAGCCTCATTTGATGAGTGCAGCACTGCTGGGGTATTTCTCTCCACTCTTCACTGCCAAGACTATAGGAGCGAGCTGCTTTTTCCTTCTGATATGCAGCCTCTCTCCTCTGGAGAGCCTCTTGAATTGCCAGATTTAGGTTGCGTAGACATGACGGATTTAAAAG CTCCCTTGCAGCAGTGTGTGGAAGACCGCCAGCTCTGCCCTTCCCTGGCTGGGTTCCAGTTCACTAAATGGGACAGTGAAACACATAATGAG TCTGTGTCGGCCCTGGTGGACAAGTTTAAGAAGAACGAACAAGTATTTGACATCAACGCTGAGGTTGAAGACAGCGATGATGGGGACATCGCTGATGGGCCCCCCGTGGAAGACTTTGATGACAATGATGAGCCAGACCCTTGTGCAGCTGGGGATCATGAAGAGTTCCGGAGCTGGAAGGAGCTGCGCCAGGTCCAAAGCAGCCA GGAAGAAATTATTTCTCTTGGGGACAGAGACATCAAAACCATGTGCTCGTTTTTGTCCACGAAACCTGGAGAATACTCCTATTTCAGTCCCCGGACCATGAAGATGTGGGCTGGCCCGGATCACTGGCGCTTTCGGCCTCGGCCCAAGC AAGAGACTACCCAGgtggagaacagaaagaagagtGCAAAGAAAccttttgaaattaattttgatGATGATATTGATTTTGATGcatattttcagaaaacaaag gcTGCTACCATTCTGTCCAAGGTCACTTTGGAGAACCAGAATTGGAAAGCCACTACTCTTCCCACAGATTTCCACTATGAAATTGATACTCTGGTCCAGCTTTACCTCAAACCAGGCCTAAGG TTACTTAAGATGGGCCAGGAACAGAAGGCAAAGACTGAGCACTATGAGGATGTTGAAGACTATGATTACAACAACCCTAATGACACTTCCAACTTCTGCCCTGGGCTTCAG GCAGCTGACAGTGATTATGAGGAGTCAGATGACTTATTAGCGGGACCACTTGGGACTCTTGACCTCGAGGCTGATCCTTGCCATACACCGAAGATGGCACAGGAGGACGGCCGCAGATTTCCTGAAAGCCAAGGAGCAGATATCACAACTTATGGAGAGTTGAACTTGGTGGCTGAGCCTCAGAAG gtgaataaaatagaaatccaTTATGCCAAGACTGCCAAAAAGATGGACATGAAGAAGCTGAAACAGAACATGTGGAATCTGCTGACAGAGTTTTCTAGAAAGGATGTTGTCACAGAG GCAAACCACAGTGACAGTGGAAACGAAGGTGCTGCCGAGGAAGTGGCTGATGAGAGGAAACTCAGTGGGCTCACAAAGGACCTACAGAAGAG GTTGCCCCCACTCATGGCTCAGAATCTCTCCATACCCCTGGCTTTTGCGTGTCTCCTGCATTTAGCCAATGAAAAG AACCTGAAGCTAGAAGGCACAGAGGATCTTTCTGATGTTCTTGTGATGCAAGGAAACTGA
- the Itpripl1 gene encoding inositol 1,4,5-trisphosphate receptor-interacting protein-like 1 isoform X1 codes for MPQGTVPRQTTLDTSKPNSTHFLFLLISWHPDAEASMAVISLLFLAVMYVVHHPLMVSDRMDLDTLARSRQLEKRMSEEMRQLEMEFEERRRAADQKQKAENFWRGDTSSDQLVLGKKDMGWPFQAGEQNGGPLGWLLGNLWNAGLFCLFLIFELLRQNMQHEPAFDSSSEEEEEEEEIRIVPASCSWLSGFPSQEALESFYKHYIQNAIRDLPCTCEFVESFVDDLIEACRVLCRREAHPQLEDCLGIGAAFEKWGTLHETQKFDVLVPIVPSQGTMFVLEMRDPALGHRCGCVKVDSECMCKHEKLPGDVLCLVHHHREHSAILSQCTSSIKAALCTGSHLDVYKTVQWFRNMVGNAWALVAHKYDFKLTLPPSTTSCKLRLDYRSGRFLSINLILGVQREDTLVYLMSQAPDQEQLTSVDWPESFAACEHLFLKLVGRFAPENTCHLKCLQIILSLQDHQLLPPGASCPILSAYHFKTALMHLLLRLPLTDWQHSMLSQRLQDLFWFLGRGLQQRSLHHFIVGNTFLPLTIPIPKIFRSAEPVNLFQHLVLNPVAHSQAVQEFHNLLAQVKTLPSSPLAGGL; via the exons ATGCCTCAGGGTACAGTTCCGAGGCAGACCACTCTGGATACTTCCAAACCCAACTCTACGCACTTTCTGTTCCTCTTGATTAGTTGGCATCCAG aTGCAGAGGCCTCCATGGCTGTGATAAGCCTGCTGTTCTTGGCAGTGATGTATGTTGTCCACCACCCCCTGATGGTCAGTGACCGGATGGACCTGGACACGCTGGCCAGGAGTCGGCAGCTGGAGAAACGGATGAGCGAGGAAATGCGGCAGCTAGAGATGGAGTTTGAAGAGAGAAGGCGAGCGGCCGATCAGAAGCAGAAAGCCGAGAACTTCTGGAGAGGGGACACCTCCAGTGATCAGTTAGTGCTGGGGAAGAAAGACATGGGGTGGCCCTTCCAGGCCGGTGAGCAAAATGGGGGGCCTCTGGGTTGGCTGCTCGGAAACCTGTGGAACGCAGgcctcttctgcctctttctcatcTTTGAGCTCCTGCGACAGAACATGCAGCATGAGCCGGCCTTTGACTCCAgcagcgaggaggaggaggaggaggaggaaatccgCATCGTCCCTGCCTCTTGCTCCTGGCTCTCTGGTTTTCCCTCCCAGGAAGCCCTGGAATCCTTTTACAAACATTATATCCAAAATGCCATCCGTGACCTGCCCTGCACCTGCGAGTTTGTGGAGAGCTTTGTGGATGACCTCATTGAGGCCTGTCGGGTGCTTTGTCGCCGGGAGGCTCACCCACAGTTGGAGGACTGCTTGGGCATCGGAGCTGCCTTTGAGAAGTGGGGGACCCTCCATGAGACACAGAAATTTGACGTCCTGGTGCCCATTGTCCCCTCACAAGGCACTATGTTTGTCTTGGAGATGAGAGACCCAGCCCTGGGCCATCGCTGTGGCTGTGTGAAGGTGGACTCTGAGTGCATGTGCAAACACGAGAAGCTCCCCGGGGATGTGCTGTGTCTGGTGCACCACCACAGGGAGCACTCGGCCATCCTGAGCCAGTGTACTAGCTCCATCAAGGCGGCTCTCTGCACCGGCTCGCACCTGGATGTGTATAAGACTGTGCAGTGGTTCCGAAACATGGTGGGCAACGCCTGGGCGCTGGTGGCCCACAAATACGACTTTAAGCTCACCCTCCCACCGTCTACCACCTCCTGCAAGCTCAGGTTGGATTACCGCTCAGGCCGCTTCCTGTCCATCAATTTGATTCTTGGGGTGCAACGGGAAGATACCTTGGTCTACCTAATGAGTCAGGCCCCTGACCAAGAACAGCTCACCAGCGTGGACTGGCCTGAGTCCTTTGCAGCTTGTGAACACTTGTTCCTGAAGCTGGTGGGGCGCTTTGCCCCTGAGAACACCTGCCACCTCAAGTGCCTGCAGATCATTCTGAGTCTTCAGGACCACCAGCTCCTACCCCCGGGAGCGTCCTGTCCCATCCTCTCCGCCTACCACTTTAAAACGGCCCTCATGCACTTGTTGCTGCGACTGCCTCTGACAGACTGGCAGCACAGCATGCTCTCTCAACGGCTCCAGGACCTTTTCTGGTTCTTAGGCCGAGGCCTCCAGCAAAGGTCTCTCCATCATTTCATCGTTGGGAACACCTTCCTGCCCCTGACCATACCAATCCCTAAGATATTTCGCAGTGCTGAGCCTGTCAATCTTTTCCAACACCTGGTGCTAAATCCAGTGGCACACTCACAGGCAGTGCAGGAATTCCACAACCTTTTGGCCCAGGTGAAAACACTGCCAAGCTCCCCACTGGCTGGAGGACTTTAA
- the Itpripl1 gene encoding inositol 1,4,5-trisphosphate receptor-interacting protein-like 1 isoform X2, giving the protein MAVISLLFLAVMYVVHHPLMVSDRMDLDTLARSRQLEKRMSEEMRQLEMEFEERRRAADQKQKAENFWRGDTSSDQLVLGKKDMGWPFQAGEQNGGPLGWLLGNLWNAGLFCLFLIFELLRQNMQHEPAFDSSSEEEEEEEEIRIVPASCSWLSGFPSQEALESFYKHYIQNAIRDLPCTCEFVESFVDDLIEACRVLCRREAHPQLEDCLGIGAAFEKWGTLHETQKFDVLVPIVPSQGTMFVLEMRDPALGHRCGCVKVDSECMCKHEKLPGDVLCLVHHHREHSAILSQCTSSIKAALCTGSHLDVYKTVQWFRNMVGNAWALVAHKYDFKLTLPPSTTSCKLRLDYRSGRFLSINLILGVQREDTLVYLMSQAPDQEQLTSVDWPESFAACEHLFLKLVGRFAPENTCHLKCLQIILSLQDHQLLPPGASCPILSAYHFKTALMHLLLRLPLTDWQHSMLSQRLQDLFWFLGRGLQQRSLHHFIVGNTFLPLTIPIPKIFRSAEPVNLFQHLVLNPVAHSQAVQEFHNLLAQVKTLPSSPLAGGL; this is encoded by the coding sequence ATGGCTGTGATAAGCCTGCTGTTCTTGGCAGTGATGTATGTTGTCCACCACCCCCTGATGGTCAGTGACCGGATGGACCTGGACACGCTGGCCAGGAGTCGGCAGCTGGAGAAACGGATGAGCGAGGAAATGCGGCAGCTAGAGATGGAGTTTGAAGAGAGAAGGCGAGCGGCCGATCAGAAGCAGAAAGCCGAGAACTTCTGGAGAGGGGACACCTCCAGTGATCAGTTAGTGCTGGGGAAGAAAGACATGGGGTGGCCCTTCCAGGCCGGTGAGCAAAATGGGGGGCCTCTGGGTTGGCTGCTCGGAAACCTGTGGAACGCAGgcctcttctgcctctttctcatcTTTGAGCTCCTGCGACAGAACATGCAGCATGAGCCGGCCTTTGACTCCAgcagcgaggaggaggaggaggaggaggaaatccgCATCGTCCCTGCCTCTTGCTCCTGGCTCTCTGGTTTTCCCTCCCAGGAAGCCCTGGAATCCTTTTACAAACATTATATCCAAAATGCCATCCGTGACCTGCCCTGCACCTGCGAGTTTGTGGAGAGCTTTGTGGATGACCTCATTGAGGCCTGTCGGGTGCTTTGTCGCCGGGAGGCTCACCCACAGTTGGAGGACTGCTTGGGCATCGGAGCTGCCTTTGAGAAGTGGGGGACCCTCCATGAGACACAGAAATTTGACGTCCTGGTGCCCATTGTCCCCTCACAAGGCACTATGTTTGTCTTGGAGATGAGAGACCCAGCCCTGGGCCATCGCTGTGGCTGTGTGAAGGTGGACTCTGAGTGCATGTGCAAACACGAGAAGCTCCCCGGGGATGTGCTGTGTCTGGTGCACCACCACAGGGAGCACTCGGCCATCCTGAGCCAGTGTACTAGCTCCATCAAGGCGGCTCTCTGCACCGGCTCGCACCTGGATGTGTATAAGACTGTGCAGTGGTTCCGAAACATGGTGGGCAACGCCTGGGCGCTGGTGGCCCACAAATACGACTTTAAGCTCACCCTCCCACCGTCTACCACCTCCTGCAAGCTCAGGTTGGATTACCGCTCAGGCCGCTTCCTGTCCATCAATTTGATTCTTGGGGTGCAACGGGAAGATACCTTGGTCTACCTAATGAGTCAGGCCCCTGACCAAGAACAGCTCACCAGCGTGGACTGGCCTGAGTCCTTTGCAGCTTGTGAACACTTGTTCCTGAAGCTGGTGGGGCGCTTTGCCCCTGAGAACACCTGCCACCTCAAGTGCCTGCAGATCATTCTGAGTCTTCAGGACCACCAGCTCCTACCCCCGGGAGCGTCCTGTCCCATCCTCTCCGCCTACCACTTTAAAACGGCCCTCATGCACTTGTTGCTGCGACTGCCTCTGACAGACTGGCAGCACAGCATGCTCTCTCAACGGCTCCAGGACCTTTTCTGGTTCTTAGGCCGAGGCCTCCAGCAAAGGTCTCTCCATCATTTCATCGTTGGGAACACCTTCCTGCCCCTGACCATACCAATCCCTAAGATATTTCGCAGTGCTGAGCCTGTCAATCTTTTCCAACACCTGGTGCTAAATCCAGTGGCACACTCACAGGCAGTGCAGGAATTCCACAACCTTTTGGCCCAGGTGAAAACACTGCCAAGCTCCCCACTGGCTGGAGGACTTTAA